The region atcaacatgtcagcccagaagccaatgtttctcgcttctctttcatttgttattcttcaaggactggaatgctgtagatcaataccacacaattcagtgccttctgatctTGTGcaacatgtaccacaggcaacccagtgtatgcttcacggaagcatctcgttgtgATTGCGCTGCACTTGCCCTATCAACGGAGCTACATGTATCAAGCCAGCTCAGAACTGGTTAATTGCCAGTTCAAGGTACATCGGTAAAAGGAGAGTGTCTAATCAACGTGGGTGGGTGGGTTGTGGGTCGCTGAttgtgggtcgtgggtcgtgtgTCATGGgtgcctaaccctaacctaaccctaaccctaaccctttttttAATCAACGACTGGTCATTCTtgaaacagacaagacctaacACCTACACgtaagacaaatttggaccgatcactgagggagctaatatatatcttttttaatcttcaaacaaacacgacccatCATCCACAATCCATGACCCACTTACCCACGACCCACCTACCCACAACCCTCGACCCGCCTACCCACAACCCACCCACCCAtgcgatttagcctcaccccCATAACAGTTGAATTGCAACAGCTAGCTGGTTTGTTCACATTCATGGTTACCTGTATTAATTTTTACATTGTAGTACTGGTACATGTACTTGCTTGACCTATCAACCAGTGTTGATTGATCAATCACacacatgtacactgtacctcACACTTGTGCCAACTATAGAGCCTTACATGTAGTTGACAAACAGAAGACTACATGTAGCAGGTTTCTGATATTATGCGATGTTGCAATTTCGCACAATAAACCTAAAATCGCAACAAATTGCATAATTCATGAAAATCGCACAATTTGTACAAAATCGCacaatttatggaaaaaaagaGCCAAATCTCGCTTTTTCATAAGTTCTCTGATAATTTAAACATAATCTCAAgccattttagttttcaaaagaCGTCAAAAATTGGAAAGAatgataaaaaaacaaacaaactggcGTTCTACGCGCTGCTTTACTTGTCATGGACCTGGTGGTGGTTTTTGATAGTACGCGACTGCTCATTGGCTATAATCCATTTCGCTAAATATTCTCGGAAGAAATGTGGCCGGATTGTCATttgcaataattataatattttcTTTTACTTGAAACAAACAtcctcatggataagtttgttgttgaaACACCTAGCGCTTCTTCTCTGTATACATTTTGGTGAAAAACAGGGCAAGAAAGTACCCCAAAGAAACGTTTCATGTTAACGATGGTCTGTTGTTTTGCTCAATAACAACATAATGGTTGTTCATCTACAAACGTTTGTGGTGGACAAGCTACTTGAAGCTGAGTCACATGACACTAAATGGGCAAAATGAGCCATCTCTGATTTCAACAATTTAAAATGAGGCAACAAATGAATTACTTCAAATGTTTTCATCATTCCCTTGTACTCAAATATGTTCTTGACTGGCAAGGAATGGattgtgtcaatttttttttgcaccctatcagaagccctgaaTTGTACGTTTAGTAGAAACAAGAAAGATGGATAAATACCTGTCCCTTAAACTGAGGAAATTTGAAGCCTGAATAGAAAGGAATGTAGCAGCTTGCTAGCAAAACCTAAAGAGACAAAAACATCACAGATTAGAGAAGGCAAAACCCTGCAAACATGTACAATTCCTTGCTATTTTATAAAGACATACAGGGAACGAGAGACAAAGATAGAAGGCATGATAGGCAAGGACGCAGTATGGTTGACTCTGACAAGTCCCGGACAAGTCCTGCTTGCAAGCTGGAGTTGTCTTAAGCATTCCTAATTCCACTGTTGCACATGCAAAATTAATTGCTTTAAGATCCCCCTCCTGCCAGCTGggataattacatgtaaatatattgtacagtaccgctcaaaagtaagttaccagtcTCGTCTTGTTTCTCGCGAAGTCTACGAGAGTCTTGTCTCTAGAGACAAGTGTCTCGTCTCGCCGAGATGAGAGTCTCTAGAGAGAGTCTGTATGTCCCTTTTGACCGTCAAGTGTTCAAGTATTGCCAAAAGTCTCACCTGAATCAACTCCTCTGTTGATTCAAATTCAGATATGATCGCATTCTTCCTGTCTTTTAAACTTGTTACAGAAATATAAAGCCTTCCTGAAGCAATTTTGTGCGAGTTTGATGGTAGATACAGCTGCAGACATTTTCGTAAGCTTCCTACCAAGTCAAACTGAGGATTGAATGGTCCCAACGGATGTCTACGGGCTTCGTCAGTAAGATCAATCACAAAGTCAGTGCATTTGTTAAGGGGTGCTGAGGTTGCCAGCATTGTGGCAACTAGTGACCCTGCAGATGCTCCTGCAAATGCTGTTACATTTTTGAGAAACTGTGGTGCATGCGAACTTAGGCAGGTTGCGACACCAAGGTGATAGAATGCGAGAAAGCCACAACCTGCAAATGACACATTCATGGAATCTGAAAGGAAAGAACACAATAAGAAAAATAGGGTTGCAATTATGTTTCGGCATACTTATGCcgtcatcagtttaatgagttcctaagtgtgaacagttataaagtctacgggtagatgaaaaaattattacaacatgacgtaatgatgtttggtgtcacgctgtaaatagtacccgcttttgtattacgtcatgttgtaataattttttcatctacccgtagacttcataactgttcacacttaggaactcattaaactgatgatggcataagcatgccgaaacatgtcttttaaaacagttgtctgtttcctacagtatttatcatacttgctactattgcgaccttatggaaatgcttataataataataataataataatatttaataatgtAAAACTTATACAGTATAGCGCATTTTCCATGTAAACATGATCAAAATATTTAATGCGCTTTACCTacgataaaattttaaaagattcATAATAtacaatataaaataaaatatattacaCGTGATTAAGAAGGAAAGTAAATAAacttcaagaaaaagaaaaagcgtTGCTAAACAGGTGTGTCTTAAGATGGCACTTGAAGGTGTTGATGTTAGAAATAGAGCGGATATCATGCAGCAGAGCATTCCACAGTTTTGGCGCGGCTACTTGAAATGACCTATCGCCGAAGGTGGCTCTAGTTCGAAAAGATGGCGGTTCAAGTAGGAGACCATTAGAAGATGATCTTAACCTATACGGGCCTGGCATCTTAATTGAAAttaagttaaccctttcactcctgtaagggccaatgagacttatagattttactctatctaacgccagacgattttacttgtcaatggggaaccccacaggagtgaaagggttaattagcTCTTGCAAATAAACTGGCAACTTCCCGTGGATGGTCTTGAACGTcaaaagcaaataataataataataataataataataataataatgtaactTGTCCCCGATTCCAGTTATGATCCAACCCCAGGGTACTAACGAGTAAGATTCCTAGACTTtgcatttcttgtcaaaatcgTATGAAAACCTTTGAACAGCTACAGTACCCCTTAGAAATTCCGGCTGTGTCTTCAAAACAGATTGCTATAAACTATTCATGTTTGGATGACCTCATACGGACCTCATCCATTAACGGGGAACCAGGGGTGGAGGAAGCCTGTAGGGAGGGGTGGGTCAGGTAATACATGGTAAATCCCATTCCGGGGGTAAGATAAAGACTAAGGGTGAAAGCAGACAGTTCAAAAAATGCTGAACAAAGCTTCATTTTTGAAATCGGCTCCCTCAAGCCACGGCTACACACTAAGCAAGCGATTTTTTTGCTTGCGATGTTGATGCGATTTCTTTGACAATTGTTGCTTCGCCAAATGAGCAGTGGTGGCTACAATTGGCGACAAAGTTTCATCGTCGGAAAATGTTTTGTCTTGCTCAGCATCCACCATGTTGTGAAAACCCAAACACTGATGGCGTTAGAACTTGCATCTGATTGGCTCAATAACCCCTGAACAGGGCAAAATGTTGCAACCCGGCTACCAAGGGACAAAGTTTGTGACTTTGTCGCAAAAAATTCAACTCATTCAGTTTCttgagattttttttctggGGTTTTTTCAGCCATCGCATCACAGGTGGCTACATGGGTGATTTTCTCTGCGTGCTGGAGAcgcaacaattaaaaaaaaaaatcccatcACCATCgcaagcaaaaaatcgctctTGTAGCAGTGGCTTCACTCCCCACGTAATAATTAACAGATGCTTTTTTTCAACTCATTTATTCTTGTTATCCACATTGCTATATCACCacctatagaggttttgcacggtaGCCAtattgcatggcaggaacaacgaaaatgttttgcattagaaggaacattattttgttcccataggaaaaagaatccattgttcctgccatgcaacatggctgccgtgcaaaacctctatagcaTAGCTCCTTCTTTCACTATAATTATATAAAGTGGTAAGAAGACCATtgtacagttctgtgctcactttaaccaggcctttgaataacaACGAGGTTGGGGTTGACATTGCTTTGATACAAATTTTCTTAAGTaattcccccctcccccccttccttTCCAGGCAAACCCTGGGCATTTGACTATCGTtggtgcccggggagtggggaatttgacctttgcctgtgtggggtggggaaaattgaaccagaagtgtcaggtttcaaatgattttttttttcgggcgccaaAGTTGCTAACAGCTAtcaaacacgtgtttggacgagatggaagagtttaaaggaagagatgtcgCATTTGTGAGTGATTGGCTTACaagaaaggtcttcaaaaggtctttattaaagacaggAGGAGCCGATGATGATTGTTCTTTAAttgggtatgacagacaaatccgacgatagggggggatccaatcttcaaaagttcaaatgcccgggatgggtggggggggggggggaggggatgttgaagtttcgagttgatcggcgcataattaTAATGCTAACCAgcttctatttacataagaaaagcagtgaggtttgtatcaaagcaaggtcaactccagcctcgcttttttttttcaaaggccTGTTAACTGAGCACAGGACTGTAATAATGGTTTATTTGTTCTGGAGGACTAACGCTTGATcgatttaccatatcaacccagttgataaaccctt is a window of Montipora capricornis isolate CH-2021 chromosome 13, ASM3666992v2, whole genome shotgun sequence DNA encoding:
- the LOC138029009 gene encoding patatin-like phospholipase domain-containing protein 4 isoform X3 is translated as MNVSFAGCGFLAFYHLGVATCLSSHAPQFLKNVTAFAGASAGSLVATMLATSAPLNKCTDFVIDLTDEARRHPLGPFNPQFDLVGSLRKCLQLYLPSNSHKIASGRLYISVTSLKDRKNAIISEFESTEELIQVLLASCYIPFYSGFKFPQFKGQKWVDGGLSDNLPRLPFGRTIRISPFSVMVRWWIFRQYASTPIWIYHSSVPV
- the LOC138029009 gene encoding patatin-like phospholipase domain-containing protein 4 isoform X1 → MNVSFAGCGFLAFYHLGVATCLSSHAPQFLKNVTAFAGASAGSLVATMLATSAPLNKCTDFVIDLTDEARRHPLGPFNPQFDLVGSLRKCLQLYLPSNSHKIASGRLYISVTSLKDRKNAIISEFESTEELIQVLLASCYIPFYSGFKFPQFKGQKWVDGGLSDNLPRLPFGRTIRISPFSGKHNDICPQDASHGFTDVTFHNMNIYVNRENLQRELQIFLPPKREGIESLVQLGFDDALRFLQRENLCSYPLITQDLALPVIKSRQL
- the LOC138029009 gene encoding patatin-like phospholipase domain-containing protein 4 isoform X2, with amino-acid sequence MNVSFAGCGFLAFYHLGVATCLSSHAPQFLKNVTAFAGASAGSLVATMLATSAPLNKCTDFVIDLTDEARRHPLGPFNPQFDLVGSLRKCLQLYLPSNSHKIASGRLYISVTSLKDRKNAIISEFESTEELIQVLLASCYIPFYSGFKFPQFKGQSWYDGGFSDNMPAPPSGSTIRVCPFSGDHEICPRDKSRASRLMRWGNWNVHVSRENLRRSVNIMHPPGKRLRNKLYENGFSDAMKFIKDNQLN